A section of the Patescibacteria group bacterium genome encodes:
- the grxD gene encoding Grx4 family monothiol glutaredoxin: MTQYNEEEIKQYVQEKRITLFMNGEETMPKCWFSLCAIEILKMCNTEFRAINILESPTMNDLIKKYSSWPMFPQLFIDGEFIGGSHIMIEMYQSGNLQKIIHN, from the coding sequence TTGACACAATATAACGAGGAAGAGATTAAGCAATATGTTCAGGAAAAAAGAATTACCCTCTTCATGAATGGCGAGGAGACAATGCCAAAATGCTGGTTTTCACTTTGCGCAATTGAAATATTAAAAATGTGCAATACTGAATTTCGCGCAATCAATATTTTAGAAAGTCCGACAATGAACGATCTGATCAAAAAATATTCAAGCTGGCCAATGTTTCCTCAACTGTTCATTGACGGTGAATTTATTGGAGGCAGCCACATAATGATTGAGATGTATCAATCCGGAAATCTGCAAAAAATAATTCACAATTAA